The proteins below are encoded in one region of Ciconia boyciana chromosome 19, ASM3463844v1, whole genome shotgun sequence:
- the CAMTA1 gene encoding calmodulin-binding transcription activator 1 isoform X6, protein MSILERLEQMERRMAEMTGSQQHKQGVGGGSNGSGNGGTQAQCVSGTGTLGSCFESRVVVVCEKMMSRACWAKSKHLIHSKTFRGMTLLHLAAAQGYATLIQTLIKWRTKHADSIDLELEVDPLNVDHFSCTPLMWACALGHMDAAVVLYKWDRRAISIPDSLGRLPLAIARSRGHVKLAECLEQLQRDDQTQLGQNPRIQCPSSTDSNTENWVSQWHSELIASQEPQKGVTVISSTNTELRRPRSEPSSYYSSETQKDYPAPKKHKLSPEYFQARQEKPLSTALSLEQPSIRKQNSSSKQSTTETISPSEGIRDYGRELSQHIPEVTGYRGSGSQAGIKWNPKDIYIGVSAVQVAGSQKGAALGKDTVAHRLRQREQMNVLMMADREMVDAELLSYRDNAGDEDCLHHMDDLQVNMMTLAEHIIEATPDRIKRENFVPMESSLVERMDSAAMSTTMSWLASYLADVDHLPSAAQIRSLYSEPLTPSSNTSLSPAGSPISEIAFEKPSLPSAADWSEFLSASTSEKVENEFAQLTLSDHEQRELYEAAKLVQTVFRKYKGRPLREQQEVAAAVIQRCYRKYKQYALYKKMTQAAILIQSKFRSYYEQKKFQQSRRAAMLIQQYYRSYKECGKRRQNRRAATIVQQKLRSSLLTKKQDQAARKIMRFLRRCRHRVKELKKAKELEDTQQHPVAM, encoded by the exons ATGTCAATATTGGAGCGACTTGAGCAGATGGAGAGGAGAATGGCTGAAATGACAGGCTCCCAGCAGCACAAACAAGGAGTAGGAGGCGGGAGCAATGGGAGTGGGAACGGAGGAACGCAGGCGCAG TGCGTTTCTGGGACTGGGACACTGGGCAGCTGCTTTGAGAGCCGCGTGGTGGTGGTGTGCGAGAAGATGATGAGTCGTGCTTGCTGGGCAAAGTCCAAACACTTGATCCATTCAAAGACTTTCCGAGGAATGACACTGCTCCACCtagctgctgcccagggctATGCTACACTGATCCAGACCCTCATCAAATGGCG caccAAACATGCAGACAGCATTGATCTGGAGCTGGAAGTTGACCCTTTGAATGTGGATCATTTCTCCTGCACTCCTCTG atgtGGGCATGCGCCCTGGGCCACATGGATGCAGCTGTTGTGCTGTACAAGTGGGACCGTCGAGCCATCTCTATTCCTGACTCCCTTGGGAGATTGCCACTGGCCATTGCCCGGTCTCGGGGCCACGTGAAGTTGGCAGAGTGCTTGGAGCAGCTACAGCGAGATGACCAAACTCAGCTTGGGCAAAACCCCAGGATCCAGTGCCCTTCGAGCACAGACTCCAACACAGAGAACTGGGTGTCCCAGTGGCACAGTGAGCTTATTGCCTCTCAGGAGCCTCAGAAGGGGGTCACTGTGATTTCCAGTACAAACACAG AGCTGAGACGACCAAGATCAGAACCTTCCAGTTACTACAGTAGTGAGACTCAGAAAGATTACCCTGCACCCAAAAAACATAAGCTGAGCCCTGAATATTTTCAAGCCCGGCAAGAGAAGCCGCTTTCCACTGCGCTGAGCCTGGAACAGCCAAGCATCAGGAAGCAGAACTCCAGCTCCAAGCAATCCACCACTGAGACAATCAGCCCCAGTGAAGGGATAAGGGACTATGGCCGGGAGCTctcccagcacatcccagaAGTTACTGGATACCGGGGCTCTGGCAGCCAAGCAGGCATCAAATGGAACCCGAAAGACATTTATATTGGTGTGTCAGCAGTGCAGGTGGCGGGGAGCCAGAAGGGGGCTGCACTGGGGAAGGACACTGTAGCCCATCGGCTACGCCAGCGAGAGCAGATGAACGTGCTGATGATGGCTGACAGGGAGATGGTGGATGCAGAGCTCTTGTCCTATAGGGACAATGCAGGGGATGAGGACTGCTTACACCACATGGATGACTTGCAG GTGAACATGATGACACTTGCAGAGCACATTATTGAAGCTACGCCTGACAGGATCAAGCGGGAGAATTTTGTGCCGATGGAGTCATCGCTGGTGGAGAGAATGGACAGTGCTGCCATGAGCACCACAATGAGCTGGCTGGCCAGTTACCTTGCTGATGTCGATCATCTGCCAAGTGCTGCACAGATAAG AAGTCTATATAGTGAACCCCTGACCCCTTCTTCGAACACCAGCTTGAGCCCTGCAGGCTCACCAATCAGTGAAATAGCTTTTGAGAAACCCAGCCTTCCCTCGGCAGCAGACTGGTCTGAATTTCTGAGTGCATCCACCAGCGAGAAGGTAGAAAATGAGTTTGCACAGTTAACTCTATCTGATCATGAGCAGAGAGAACTCTATGAAGCTGCCAAACTCGTCCAGACAGTGTTCAGGAAATACAAG GGTCGTCCTCTCCGGGAACAGCAagaggtggctgctgctgttattCAGCGTTGCTACCGAAAATACAAACAG TATGCACTTTATAAAAAGATGACGCAAGCTGCCATTCTTATCCAGAGCAAATTCCGAAGTTATTATGAGCAGAAAAAATTCCAGCAGAGCCGACGAGCCGCGATGCTGATCCAGCAGTATTATCGCAGCTACAAAGAATGtgggaagaggaggcaaaacCGTCGGGCAGCCACCATTGTACAACAGAAACTCAG AAGCAGTCTGCTTACCAAGAAGCAGGATCAAGCTGCTCGCAAGATTATGCGGTTTTTACGACGCTGCCGCCACAG